In Pagrus major chromosome 23, Pma_NU_1.0, the genomic window TAacgctgatgatgtcatcaacagAAAGTTCAGCACACAGCTCGCCGCCAAAATAAGAGTCTGTAGTGTACAGATTACATCCTGACAGGccaacttaaaggaacagtgcgGGATTTTTTAGCATTGAAGagtgtttagcttagcttagcacaaagactggaagcagggggaaactgtTAGCCTCACAGCTCCACGTCTGATCCACATGTTGTCGTGACCTCATCACCACAAACTGAATCCCTGATTTCTTTACGTTACAAAACTGTTTACCTctcaataataattattaatgcTGGAGTAAGGCGTTTTCATCAGCCCGCGGGTCATGTGTGCATTTATTCTTAAATTGTGATATTCAGGTATTTTTATTGGGATTAATGGGAAGTTTTTAACTTAAAACGAAAAACTGAGGCTctcaaataaaaagataaattcAATGCTGTTTGGTAAATTCAAAGAGTTTTTAATCCTCAAAGGTCGCAGCTTGTAGAACGTTTGATTTCCTGTCTGTCCTGATTATTAAACAGCTCTGGGTGCTCATTAGATCTGTTCGGTACCAGAACAGTCACAGAGAAACGCAGGAATccgtattcagaaactgtgccttcaaaaGAGCCATCAGGACATCTGTAacgttgtgatgtcacagctataCAGTCTCCGCCCTCAGCCACATtacctgctcaggcctgtgagagctgaccaatcagagcagactgggcatTATTGGAGGCGGGGTCTTACAGAGGCTgaacagaggtgctgcagcaactGTATGAAAgaataatgtgtaaaataaaagtgtgaaccTGAAGCTGAGCAGACTGGGAGCTTTACAACACGTTAATTACACtcaagttatttgtttttttctctccggctcgtctttgtgctaagctagccGAGGGCCGAGGAGGATTTATTAAAACGTCAGACTCTTCCAGGAGACGGGACATCCACAACTTCCAAACACCACGATGACTCGACTCAGAGACACGCTGGTGTGGATTTATGATGTCGTCGATATTTAACTGGGAacgtttgtttttgtttgaatccACCAACACCAGCCAATAGGACGAAGGAACAGCAGCGACGGACAGCTCAGCTGACCAATGAGACGCAGGAGGAGAGATGTGTTTAATTAGAAAGTCAGCCTCTGACGACATTATGCAGCTGATCTTCTGTACAAATCTGTAAATAAATCCAGTTATGCTTGAACTGTTTGAAGAACTGTGTTCCACACAGAAAGATATATGACACATCTCTATTTtttgttaatatgaaaatatgccTGTGCAAATATTATGACTGGGGCACAAAGTGTTTGAAACTGTTGAGTCTGAAATGCATCTAATGGACACGAGATATTCAGATGTTTGTACTTTAATccctgttttatgttgtaaagacattatatatatatacagtatatataaatattctcTTCAGAGTCCTGAATGTctcattcttcttctgtctgaaacacacagtcattcACTGAAGATGTCACAGCAGGAGGATTTGTAGCTGCACATTAAATGCCCCAAGAATAAATGTAGGAATTATTAAGTTATGTtataaactttacatttatgttaagtaaatgtgacataaatggatatttttgttttaatttgctcctgtgtttatatatatatactgtgcaTTAGTCCccctatttatttactttccaacttcattttccattttatttattattgtattattctTTTGTTCGCATTTTGAGAAGTAATGTTAGTTTTTATTTGTGAGACCGTTTGAATGGCAGCCCCCTCATTAGcataagacatttaaaaagaaaatatataaataataatttgggGGAAATAAATAGAAGCAAAAtgcaaagagaaataaataaatacatttaaagatgaataaataaattaaatggtaaaataaataaaaatggatgttttccaaagcaaattaaaacaaatatttatgtcacttttttttttattttttttttatgcttttgttgcattttatggcattttaattgttttatataatcatttattattttttgattttggcagtttcggTACTTCATGCTACATTTACATACTACTGCCTGAAAAGTAATCGTTCACCTCCTGCACCAAACTCCATTCTCTTTTTCACTGATTCTTTCAACTCCTTCATTCTAAAACAGACCAGAAACACAGAGTTCAGTTTATATtaagaggaaacaggaagatCCTGTGTGAATCTTGACTGcagatataataataatcatcattaacaCATTTCTTGCTGATTATTTAATATATCTGATGACTGAGGCAGTTTTatcacagagagagacggaggcagAAAACAGTCACCGGGATGAGAAGTAGGTCAAACTGGAGCCTCATAACCAACTTTACACTCTGCTCACTGATTGGCCCAGAGCCTCTAAACTTCAGCATACTGACCAATGAGGAGCAGTCGGAACCGCAAGCTGAGAGACtcacatcacttcctgtttgtgctgAACTGTAAAGTCAGTTGATTTCTTATAAAACCACTTACATAAACAGACTGAGCAGATTCTGCACAGCTGGACAACTTATTGAACTTCAGACCAGAGAAGATCTGCAGCCGAACCAACACGTccaacaggaaacagctgatcaaaaCCATCAGGAGTTATTAAAACACCAATAATTAATGTgtccacctgcagcagctccattCAAATGAAGATAAACAGCAATAGATGTGATAAATTTAACAGTTTGTATGATTCTGAAGCTGATTTGTGATTAATTATGGTTAtaatattttcttctgtttgtttgatgtgAGGTGTAGAGTCTGGTCTGAGGAAGACTCGGGACCCCTTttcaggacggacagacaggaagtagaagTCTGTGCGGAACATTCAGATAATCATGACGTCACACTGCAGATTGTGAAACATCAGTTTGGATCAAGAGGTCGATGAGTCTCTTCAGGCGTCACTTGACCTCTGTGAACCAGAGAGGGAGGGGCACAGAGCGGAGGGGGAGGAGCTTCTGACATGTTATCTGATCACGTgtcaacgtgtgtgtgttatgtcACAATGTACAGTAGGAGGTGcagcagtgcatgctgggaggcCCACACAGGAggcagcacacagacagacagcagggaaCAGTGACGCCTGGTGGCCACAGGGCAGCACTGCAGGgacagcttttcaaaataaaggcccCTTCGACCACACATTAGAtgcgtttttattttttgtgtttcttttaaaaaaatataagggTACAGTTTGATGAAATCATAAGAATAAGAGTCAGTTGTTCTTGGTGTGAAACGTTTATTTACATAACAGGACATGTGATGAACAGACCGGAAACTGAAGTCACTTTACATCGAGTCCAGAACTGCAACAGAGGAGGACAAtacagagagacactgacatCTAGTGGACATGTTAGggaagacaaagaggaaaacatggaagaaaagaaaagttgttcAGATGAGAGGactgctgcagagaaacaccAACCAGTCAGTCAGACTGGGGTTGGATATATaaggctgagagacagacagacagacagacagacagacagacagagagacagagagacaaggacagacagacagacagacagattagtTGATTGTTGTATCTGAGGTCAGTTTCAAATGTCACTATGAGGAATTTTATgttatgacatcatcaccaggtgaaccagtggtggaaagtaactaagtacatttactaaagtATCAAATTTATTAGAATCAGCTGATCTCTTCTCATTAACTCTAATATACaggtttgatttatttcaatgtaattaaagttaaaacttgtagtttttgttttgagacTGTTCAGAACTTGTGACTATGTTTGTTACCTTCAGTCCAGACATGTCCACAGGTTGTCTGTCTCTTTGGACGGACAGCAGTCGGGCTCGTCCGCTGCTCGGGTATCCCTTCTCCACCTCCAGGTAACACACCAGCAGCGCAGTCTTCAGGTAGACCAGCAGACGCTGAGCAGGACGCCAGTCGATGgcaaaactgaacacacacacacacacacacgatgaaGATCAGAGGTCCGGATGTGTTTAGCGTAGCTTAGCGTGAAGACTTGAAGCAGGACTAGCCAACTGTTGTTAGCTGACAAATTGTTCTTTTAAACACATTACACGTTTGTCCTGCGGTTGATAAGTAGAGAAACATGGAACAGCAGCTGGATCAGATGATATGGAGTCAGCTCTTTATGATTATTGATCTGACGGACTTCAGGCCAATCAGATTTCTCCTTTATCAGCACCGACTGACAgaagaacaaacaggaagtggaggttCACCTTGATCTCAGTCCCTTGATCTCAGACAGCAGCTCGAACTGACCCATGTAGCACTGCATCACCTCCAGCAGGGCGGCGCTCAGCTCCGACCGCCTGCCCGACATGCAGTCCTCCACCAGACCAGCTGTGCCCTCATTTACCTGCACACACGATAAAACAATCTGCTAATTACCAGcgtaataaacataaataattagctaatgttagcatgctgacaggCTAAACTGAGACACAGTAAACATCATAGCTGCTAACGTCAGCATTGTTAGcactgttagcatgctattgTTAGCATTTAGATAAGATGAAACAATCATACTTCTGATTGTTGATTGACTGATCAGTTAATTAACAGAATCGTCAGCCGATTAGCTCAGGTGTCGTTACCTGCAGTCTGAAGCGGTCGTCACGGCTCCAGGTGACCAACACTTTCAGTGGCTCCAGCTCATTGGATGACTGATCAGAGGAGGGGCGTGGCCTGAGCTCCACACacagctctgattggttgatggAGAGCAGGTTGATCTGCATGACTTCCTGTTCAGCTGAGATGTACGCCTGCAGTCTGACAGGTGAACAGCAGTTAGTGACCGATCAGAACAACTGAACGAGGGTCATGTGACCTGATGACACTCACTCATCTCTGAGTCGCTGCCAGCTGATCAGACGATCGTGCGCTGCCTCTGACTCTGCCCTCAGCTgggtcagctgacagtcacaGGACTGCAATGTATTCTGGGATTTTTGCAGGGACTCCCTGAGCTGTGCAGACTGCTGCTTCTGAAGGAggcaaggagaggagacaaggagaggagacaggagaggagacaaggagaggagacaggagaggagacaaggagaggagacaaggagaggagacaggagaggagacaaggagaagagacaaggagaggagacaggagaggagacaaggagaagAGTTAAATCAAATAATCGTTGCTGCTGCAACCACTTAAAGCCCCCGTCTTATAAAACCTCTGCATTTGATTTCACCTTtactccctgtgtgtgtgtgtgtgtaccttgttgttcagctttttgaccagctgtgtgagtgtgtgtcgtTTGTTGTGGATCTGTTGGATTTTGTCCTCCAGAGTTCTGAGCAGAGTCTCCGTCTCCTCCACCCCCGACCTGCTCGACAGCTTCAGGGCCTTCCACCTGCCACAAGGCCTGccctctgagagagagagagagagacagacagacagaaaaattcaatgaaaagtaaaatgtgaCCAAATTGTCACCGAGTTTGGTGACGAGTCAAAAACTCTCAGGACCTCCATATTTCTACAGCCTTGTGTCTGTATTGTGTGtagtatgtgtactgtgtgtagtatGTGTACCGGGTTGGGGGGGACAGGGTTGTGTCATCAGTTGCTGGGCAGACTCCAGACCCTCCAACAGAGACATCATGGAGTCCAGAACAAACAGCTGACGCCACAGAACTTTCTGGACCCTACGACTGtcctacagacagacacagagagagagagacagagacacagagagagagacagagagagacagagagagagagagagagacagacacacagacagagagagagagacagagacagacagacagagagagagagagaggattaCTGTCAGTCTGTCAAACAACAGATCCATTAATCATCTAATCGGGCTGAATCCAAATTCATCAAGAACATCTGCACTGATTAATGGACCGTTCACTGTGAGCATGAAGCTCCACTTTAATGTATTCTCTCCCTGCTGCGGTTATTCTGAGTGTTCAGTCAGTTGTTTGTAGTTTTATATCAGAGTTACTgtgcagaggcagacagacCGTCAGGTAGAGAACCATCCGGCCCGCGTCAGCACAGTCCGGCTGCTCCGAGTCTCCGCAGGGATCCAGGAGAGCTGGATCACAGCGCTGCAGgacactgagacagacagagacagagacagacacacacacacacagacacacacacacacacacagacacacacacacacacagacacacacacacacacacacacacagacacacagacacacacacacacacagacacacacacacacacacacacacacacagacacacacacacacacacacacacacacacacacacacacacacagacaaagacacagacacacacagaggcgtTAGTTCAGTCCGTTAGCGTCAGCTAGCTTCACCTGCTAACATCCATCACAGCCGttagttttcatgttttcagccGTTTGAGTCACAAACTGACCCGTTCGGACTTTAAACATCAGGCTGAACgttaaacaacatttaaaacatgtattttgaaTCCTGTCTGTGAATAAATGTGATGTTGCGTGTTAGTTAAATCAGACTTACGATCGAACTTCggccatttttgttttcaaatatcCGCGGTGCTACGAGCGACCTCATTGGCCGCTTTACACTGACGTTTCGCACAATGAGCCAATCAGATTTCTctttcaaaaaactttattgtaaaTGTTGTAGATCGACATTAACAGGGACAGTTTGactaaaacagcataaacagacaaaatgagacgaaattaaacatatatataataaaataaataaaaatataagttATCATATAAcgctaaaatattaaaaatcaaaataaggtttttcttttgtaaatctACATTTGTAATATTGACATTCTGTCATTAAagtaattacatttataatttaaaaaatcatcttgAACATCACATATATATAATGAAGTAAAATATTTGTAATGAGATGAATAAGTTTTGTCTGATTCAATAACTGAAGTATAGAAGTTCagatagataaaataaaactttagtAATACCAAATGACTCTTGGTTTGTTGAACAGTTTAGTTTAACCCCTCATTTATTAAGTAGGACCACTATGTAAACGTGATATAACCCATTATAATATAGTTGTAATCAGATCTAAGATTTTGAATTCATTTGTAAAGTAAATCCACTGTTTAAACAGAAGAATCCcaataaagtaaaacagagcTGTAATAATATAAAGTTTGTCTTCATAGGAGGAAATACTGAACATTAACTATCAAACACTTTCTTATATGTACTTACAACCACATTTTAGTATTAAATGTTTAGATAatgattataaataataaattaagtACGGGGGTAAAAGTAAAGTGATGCATTCAGTTATTAGAAtcttaattataataataaagtgCAATGAGAGAACATCGTTCCTTCTGACTGGATCCTTGTCACAGCAAATCAATTCACGGTCATCCATAAAATGGTCTCCAGCACAGATCCCTCTGGAGTCCCCCTCCTCCACATACACATGTTCTGCTCCACATACAGATGTTCTGCTCCACATACACATGTTCTGCTCCACATACACATGTTCTGCTCCACATACACATGTTCTGCTCCACATACACATGTTCTGCTCCACATACACATGTTCTGCTCCACATACACATGTTCTGCTCCACGTACACATGTTCTGCTCCACATACAGATGTTCTGCTCCACATACAGATGTTCTGCTCCACATACAGATGTTCTGCTCCACGTACACATGTTCTGCTCCACGTACAGATGTTCTGCTCCACGTACAGATGTTCTGCTCCACATACACATGTTCTGCTCCACATACAGATGTTCTGCTCCACATACACATGTTCTGCTCCACATACACATGTTCTGCTCCACGTACACATGTTCTGCTCCACGTACACATTTTCTGCTCCACGTACACATGTTCTGCTCCACATACAGATGTTCTGCTCCACATACAGATGTTCTGCTCCACATACACATGTTCTGCTCCACATACAGATGTTCTGCTCCACATACAGATGTTCTGCTCCACATACACATGTTCTGCTCCACGTACAGATGTTCTGCTCCACATACAGATGTTCTGCTCCACATACAGATGTTCTGCTCCACATACACATGTTCTGCTCCACGTACAGATGTTCTGCTCCACATACAGATGTTCTGTGGTTTAGTCATGTTTCCAGTAGAAGAGCACCTGCTGATGGAGAGCAGACAGATGAACTACAGCAAAGTCACGTCTCAACAGAAAGTTCATTCCAGCCATTTATAGAAAAACATATTCttacacaagaagaagaagaaagaaaacaagaagaagaagaagaagaagaagaagaagaaagaaagaaagaaaacaagaagaagaagaagaagaagaagaagaagaagaaaaacaagaagaagaagaagcagcagcagcagcagcagcagcagctccagtcaGTGTGGTATCAGTACTCAAAGTATCCGGATACtcgctccagtctgcagtgaCGCGTGAAGCTGCAGAGCACTTCCTGTCGGGTCACGTGCTCCTGTGTGTTGACTggagaaataataaaatcagagtgcagctctgcagcagagaggctaACGGCTAACGGCTAACGGCAGAGCTAACTGTCCGCAGAGGACCGACACAGCGGGACCTTCAGCACCgacacagacatgaagacaccGAGCAGACGGGCTGCAGCATGAGTTAACCTGCAGAGAGCCGCTAACGCTCACAGGTAAGAGTCAGCTCACCTGTGTGGATGCTGCACAGACCTCCTGCTAAGGCTAACACAGCTATGTGGctaggctagctggttagctgaCTCCGCACATCAGTCATTAATAGTTTTTACTGTCGTGTGTGTGCGAACAGGCTGCTTTCTCCTCGTGTGTCCGCGGAACAGATGCTGATTGAGAAACTgcacagctggaggagagatTAGAAGAGACGCTAAcgtgttagcttagcatactgCAGAGATCCAGTCAGGCCGGTGCTGATGATGCTAGCGAGgagctagctgagctaactgACGATGCTGAGAAACAGATGAAGCCGtcagctgtcagataaacacAGTTAACGTGTCAGAGTGTGAATGTTGGTGTTCAGCAGGCCTCAGACTCGACCTGTCAGCCGGACTTCAGGGTCCAAACTGGTCTGAAGTCGTTATTTTAGTTCTGCttttacagataaaacaaaGGTTTTACAAATCAGATACTGAAATCTAAAGTCATCATGTTCATGAAGTCCAGGACTGGACCTGGTCTGATGTGGTCTGATGTGGTCTGGATGGGATGAAAACAGGGGAATTCATATTTGTGTTCTGttttaataataactttatttatacagcacttgAGTTAcagcatactgtacatgcacataACAGAGAACAATGAGTGAGTCAGGGAGCAGCAGAcatcacagagacaaacacagggagACGAGAGGAGACGAACCTGATCACAAAAGGTTCAGGTTCAGAGGTTAACAGCGGATTTATAGAGTGTGTTTGGAGGAGTTATTCAAtatgtaaacatgttttataaaaaggtaaaatgtgtctgaaaacagTTTTAAGGACGTgttgtagagctgcagagacgcTCTGCACCACAAAGCTCGTTCTCCAGATGTAGTGAAACATGAGACCAGGAGAACATCGTCATTTTACTCGTTTCTTCAATGACAATTAAAACTGTGATGTAAAATTTAATCATCtgtaataatcatgaattatatcaCAATCGCAGTTTCTGTGTTTGACCGTATCGTGCAGCTGTCGCTGGTCTGATGTTAAATCTCCCCTTTctgctctgacaaataaaatgcaGGTTTCTCAGATTTCAAACCGGGTTTTAAACCGTCCTGAGTCGACTTGTCAAACTAGTCCACGTATACAAAGTGGTTTTTGGGTGGAGAGACTCAGTGGAAAACCACATTGTTACAGAACATTTCTGCTGCGTAAGTTTGACTTTATGTTCTCGTATCATTTATCTGATGACTGTGAACATTCATGGTGTAAATGATCCTGAGGGGTTCTGATGTTCTGATCCATTTATAACACAACCCAGTTACAATCAGTCGTTCATCATGTCCGAGTCACCAACACGATGAACTGCAGCGCTCAAAGTCACAACTGACAGTGTTCAGAGTCCAGCTGCAGGATTTCACAAGCTCGCATCAAtttaaaaggtgtgtgtgtgtgtgtgtgtgtgtgtttcagggtgatcaggtgtgtgtttgtatcagcagcaggatgcccatccctccccctcctcccccgccACCAGGGGgacccccacctccccccacCTTCAGCCAGGTAagtggacacacacagtcatcatcttcatcttcatcatcatcataactATCTCTTCCTCTACTCTTCTCCCGCCTCTCTCTCTAACGCTTCGTCTCCTCGtcatcactcctcctcctcactcgtctcctctctctgccttcatcctcctcctcctcctcctcctcactcatctcctctctctgccttcatcctcctcctcctcactcgtctcctctctctgccttcatcctcctcctcactcgtctcacatgatgatgaagagctgcagggcGACACGTGAGCAGCACAAAGAGGATTTTAGATAGCGGGGGGGAGACGAGAGCTTCCAGCGTCGTCGCGGAGACAAAAAACCTCCG contains:
- the LOC141019873 gene encoding uncharacterized protein; this encodes MAEVRSVLQRCDPALLDPCGDSEQPDCADAGRMVLYLTDSRRVQKVLWRQLFVLDSMMSLLEGLESAQQLMTQPCPPQPEGRPCGRWKALKLSSRSGVEETETLLRTLEDKIQQIHNKRHTLTQLVKKLNNKKQQSAQLRESLQKSQNTLQSCDCQLTQLRAESEAAHDRLISWQRLRDELQAYISAEQEVMQINLLSINQSELCVELRPRPSSDQSSNELEPLKVLVTWSRDDRFRLQVNEGTAGLVEDCMSGRRSELSAALLEVMQCYMGQFELLSEIKGLRSSFAIDWRPAQRLLVYLKTALLVCYLEVEKGYPSSGRARLLSVQRDRQPVDMSGLKPYISNPSLTDWLVFLCSSPLI